From the Colletotrichum lupini chromosome 10, complete sequence genome, one window contains:
- a CDS encoding mixed-linked glucanase has translation MAPSLLSTLSSALLLTSSATAVQTYQLADSYDSTNFLEKFGFFTSDHSTGNYNDVDPTGGYVSYKSAADAQSMGLVKTEGGDLYLGVDSTSTLDAAGIGRSSVRIESTAKYGQGLFVINFSHLPKPVCGAWPAVWTVGNPWPAAGEIDIVETWNEDNVNKVVLHTDGTLGECRIDGTNMTGTISKPNCANYAAGQSDNEGCAGLDGAAPFGSAEGGVYAMQWTDTAIRVWGFTHANVPADIASANPNPDAWGTPSFTTSTCAADKLFEEQKLVANIDFCGVAGNDGIWTQTCEAKTGMTCKEYVAANPTAFADVFFKISSIKYYNLKDGNATASVISSSVAASTVAASTSVAQTAVVSSALSTAVASEKPVATSAAAIESLTTRLATSTVYATNIKTITSCAAEVTNCPARETPQVVTEVVAVTTTVCPVVDVPTQLTVIKTEVHTITSCAPEVTNCPARQTTVTSQAVIPTTVAIPVESYIPSKPAGGDAPITVSSQEPVADITTAITTYETNIITITSCAAEVTNCPARTSTVVTSKVIPTTIPGVPAVPTTAGSAKPVVTGQPPAEQITTYLTNVVTITSCAAEVTNCPARTSTIITSAVVPKPTTEASQKPVLTTDVPTVLTTYKTNLVTITSCAAEVTNCPARTSTIVTSELISTTVPKPVTTPVVGGTAVSEKPVPATSGASTAPGAGVPTVGVPASSSTVSTEKPVLETPGASGTHGGPPPIPTTLVVAPSDGYNGTLTTAVIPVGTGSTSPCVGAACPATTTGPVQAGAGKLSSGGLLAAVAALAVLVI, from the exons ATGGCGCCTTCGCTTCTCTCCACGCTCTCTTCCGCCCTCCTCCTCACGTCATCCGCGACCGCTGTCCAGACCTATCAACTCGCCGACAGCTACGACTCGACCAACTTTCTTGAGAAGTTTGGTTTCTTCACG AGCGACCACTCCACCGGGAACTACAACGATGTCGACCCCACCGGTGGATATGTCAGCTACAAGTCGGCAGCAGATGCTCAGAGCATGGGTCTCGTAAAGACTGAGGGCGGTGACCTGTACCTCGGTGTCGACTCTACATCTACCCTCGATGCCGCTGGTATCGGCAGAAGCAGTGTAAGAATCGAGAGTACGGCCAAGTACGGTCAGGGACTTTTTGTCATCAACTTTTCCCATCTTCCTAAGCCTGTCTGCGGTGCGTGGCCTGCGGT CTGGACCGTTGGCAACCCCTGGCCCGCTGCCGGCGAAATCGACATCGTTGAGACCTGGAACGAGGACAATGTGAACAAGGTCGTCCTTCACACCGACGGCACGCTCGGCGAGTGCCGCATCGACGGAACGAACATGACCGGCACCATCAGCAAGCCCAACTGCGCAAACTATGCCGCAGGCCAGTCAGACAACGAAGGCTGCGCCGGTCTTGATGGCGCTGCCCCCTTTGGATCCGCCGAGGGAGGAGTTTACGCCATGCAATGGACTGACACCGCCATCCGCGTCTGGGGCTTTACTCACGCCAACGTTCCCGCCGACATCGCGAGCGCCAACCCGAACCCCGATGCCTGGGGCACGCCCAGCTTCACCACCAGCACCTGCGCCGCTGACAAGCTGTTCGAGGAGCAGAAGCTCGTGGCCAACATTGACTTCTGCGGTGTGGCCGGAAACGATGGTATCTGGACCCAGACTTGTGAGGCGAAGACTGGTATGACTTGCAAGGAGTACGTTGCCGCCAACCCGACTGCCTTTGCCGATGTTTTCTTCAAGATCAGCTCCATCAAGTACTACAACCTCAAGGACGGCAACGCCACTGCCTCAGTCATCTCCAGCTCAGTTGCCGCTTCGACTGTCGCTGCCTCTACCTCTGTCGCGCAGACCGCTGTCGTCAGCTCCGCCCTGTCCACCGCTGTGGCCTCCGAAAAGCCTGTTGCGACTTCTGCCGCCGCCATTGAGAGCTTGACCACCCGTCTGGCGACCTCCACCGTTTATGCTACCAACATCAAGACCATCACCTCTTGTGCCGCCGAAGTTACCAACTGCCCGGCCCGCGAGACCCCTCAGGTCGTCACCGAGGTCGTTGCTGTCACTACCACCGTCTGCCCCGTCGTCGACGTCCCTACGCAGTTGACCGTCATCAAGACCGAGGTCCACACCATCACCTCCTGCGCCCCTGAGGTCACCAACTGCCCCGCCCGACAGACCACCGTCACCAGCCAGGCAGTCATCCCGACGACCGTAGCCATCCCCGTCGAGAGCTACATCCCCTCAAAGCCCGCCGGCGGCGATGCCCCCATCACCGTCAGCTCCCAGGAGCCTGTCGCCGATATCACCACGGCTATCACAACCTACGAGACCAACATCATCACAATCACCTCTTGCGCCGCAGAAGTCACAAACTGCCCGGCCAGGACTTCCACTGTCGTCACAAGCAAGGTCATTCCTACTACTATACCCGGTGTCCCTGCCGTTCCCACCACCGCCGGCTCCGCGAAGCCTGTCGTCACCGGCCAGCCTCCCGCCGAGCAAATCACCACCTACCTCACTAACGTTGTCACCATCACCTCCTGCGCTGCCGAAGTAACCAACTGCCCCGCGAGAACCTCTACCATCATTACCAGTGCCGTTGTCCCCAAGCCTACCACTGAGGCAAGCCAGAAGCCTGTCCTCACCACCGACGTCCCCACCGTCTTGACCACATACAAGACCAACCTCGTCACGATCACTTCCTGCGCCGCAGAGGTTACGAACTGCCCGGCCAGGACTTCCACCATCGTCACCAGCGAGCTCATCTCCACCACGGTCCCCAAGCCCGTCACTACCCCCGTCGTTGGTGGCACTGCCGTCTCTGAGAAGCCTGTTCCTGCCACTTCCGGTGCCTCCACCGCCCCTGGCGCCGGTGTTCCTACCGTCGGTGTTCCCGCCTCCAGCAGCACCGTCTCTACCGAGAAGCCCGTCCTCGAGACCCCCGGCGCGTCAGGCACCCACGGCGGCCCTCCCCCCATTCCTACGACCTTGGTCGTTGCACCGTCGGATGGATATAACGGCACTCTGACTACCGCCGTGATTCCTGTCGGAACTGGTTCTACCTCTCCCTGTGTTGGCGCCGCTTGCCCGGCAACCACCACCGGCCCCGTCCAGGCCGGCGCTGGTAAGCTCAGCTCTGGTGGCTTGCTTGCGGCTGTAGCGGCATTGGCTGTTTTGGTCATCTAA